The following proteins are encoded in a genomic region of Verrucomicrobiota bacterium:
- a CDS encoding PSD1 and planctomycete cytochrome C domain-containing protein, which produces MIKISPNCIIKLTRCTALGSLLFAIHGPVTAKVDFNRDIRPILSENCYTCHGPDEEARKGGSKKTGRLRLDTQDGSRMDLGDYAAVVPGKPEESELIYLITTEDEDDRMPPKKEGEPLDESKIALLKQWIEEGGKYDVHWAYKKPERPKVPKVKAKGLKNTIDHFIAKQLVSENLALSAEADRNALARRAAFDLTGLPPTPEEVEAFLADKKNGAYERYVERLLEKPAYGEHWARMWLDLARYADSAGYADDPLRTIWAFRDYVIRSFNENKPFDQFTIEQIAGDLLPNPGVDQLVATAFHRNTKTNSEGGTDDEEFRNEAVVDRVNTTMAVWMGTTIDCAQCHTHKYDPITQTEYFNMFAIFNNTADEDRKDERPLLPIYTNTQIEEREELQAELVTLKQELRNKLRNQNQHKHRGEWEKALTKGGSWQTLRPSPTEMKASSKAPLTIDEQGIIEVTDNPAPQEHLTITTAAPEGQGQITGIKLEVQAHEKVWVLNEFEVRLVEFGQEETESEGEEEESEETEEAETKKKRVPRLKFTNPTASFEQEWYVAKDLLDGNSSDRFTGWAVDGNLNAVNEAVFELETPLTIPEDAKLEFIFRQNFPNKKLKRFRLFVSYEDAPMPAIPQELESALRTQAKQRTAEEEAQLFEFFAQHDPGSKAELKKIASIEKALEAIKPETEVPVMREVAKGHQRQTFLQYRGSYTDIGPEVSPGIPGAFHALAGEQKPNRLSLAYWLTDKNNPLTARVVANRYWEAIFGIGLVATSEDFGSQGEVPSHPELLDWLAVELIESGWDIKHLLNLMVSSATYRQTSKVTPEHYVRDPDNRLLARGPRFRLSAEMIRDQALAVSGLLSPTMFGPSVRPLQPEMGLTAAFGGKTDWKTSEGEDKHRRGIYTTWRRSNPYPSMTAFDAPNREICTIRRANTNTPLQALVTLNDPVYIEAAQGLGRRMAAFDGGVEAKIAHGFQLSLVRAPSSKETAALVKLFHATKQHYSNNQENAVIMATDPIGDLPDHADAAAFAAWTLVGNALLNLDEMFLKR; this is translated from the coding sequence ATGATCAAGATATCCCCGAATTGTATTATTAAACTCACCCGCTGCACCGCGCTGGGGAGCCTGCTGTTTGCTATTCATGGCCCAGTGACGGCCAAGGTGGATTTCAACAGGGATATTCGGCCGATTCTTTCTGAAAATTGTTATACCTGTCATGGTCCGGATGAAGAGGCTCGAAAAGGAGGTTCCAAAAAAACAGGGCGGCTCCGCCTCGACACTCAGGACGGTTCACGCATGGATTTGGGCGACTACGCGGCGGTAGTTCCTGGAAAGCCCGAGGAGAGTGAACTGATTTATTTAATCACCACGGAGGATGAGGACGATCGTATGCCTCCAAAGAAAGAGGGTGAGCCTTTGGACGAAAGTAAAATTGCCTTGCTTAAGCAGTGGATTGAGGAAGGAGGAAAGTACGATGTCCATTGGGCCTACAAAAAGCCGGAACGTCCAAAAGTCCCAAAAGTAAAAGCAAAAGGTCTAAAAAATACAATCGATCATTTCATAGCAAAACAACTTGTATCCGAAAACCTGGCACTCTCAGCCGAAGCCGATCGAAACGCACTGGCTCGGCGAGCGGCATTTGATCTCACGGGCCTCCCACCGACTCCTGAAGAAGTTGAGGCATTCCTCGCCGACAAAAAAAACGGCGCCTACGAACGCTATGTGGAACGATTATTGGAGAAGCCTGCCTACGGAGAACACTGGGCGCGGATGTGGTTGGATCTGGCACGTTATGCTGACTCAGCTGGATATGCGGATGACCCGCTGCGTACCATCTGGGCATTTCGAGATTACGTCATCCGCTCCTTCAACGAAAACAAACCCTTCGATCAATTTACCATCGAACAAATCGCTGGTGACCTGTTGCCAAATCCCGGTGTCGACCAACTTGTGGCCACCGCCTTTCATCGCAATACCAAGACGAACAGCGAGGGAGGCACGGACGATGAGGAATTTCGTAACGAGGCAGTGGTGGATCGAGTCAACACCACCATGGCTGTTTGGATGGGCACGACGATCGATTGCGCGCAATGCCACACCCACAAATACGATCCGATAACGCAGACGGAATATTTCAACATGTTCGCGATTTTTAACAATACGGCTGACGAAGATCGCAAGGATGAGCGACCTCTCTTGCCTATTTACACAAACACACAAATCGAAGAACGAGAGGAGCTACAAGCTGAGTTAGTTACTCTTAAACAAGAGCTGAGGAACAAGCTAAGGAATCAGAATCAACATAAACACAGAGGCGAGTGGGAAAAGGCACTGACTAAAGGAGGCAGTTGGCAAACCCTACGGCCTTCTCCAACAGAAATGAAGGCCAGCTCAAAGGCACCACTCACCATCGATGAGCAGGGAATCATTGAAGTAACTGACAACCCCGCACCACAAGAGCATCTGACGATTACCACAGCAGCCCCCGAAGGACAGGGTCAGATCACAGGAATCAAACTGGAAGTGCAGGCGCATGAGAAAGTCTGGGTGCTGAACGAGTTCGAGGTTCGATTGGTTGAGTTTGGACAAGAGGAAACAGAATCTGAGGGAGAGGAGGAAGAGTCAGAAGAAACGGAAGAGGCAGAGACCAAGAAAAAGAGAGTTCCAAGACTCAAGTTCACTAATCCCACCGCCAGCTTCGAGCAGGAATGGTATGTAGCCAAGGACCTGTTGGATGGAAATTCGAGTGACCGGTTTACCGGTTGGGCGGTGGATGGAAATTTGAATGCGGTTAACGAAGCCGTGTTCGAATTGGAAACACCTTTAACCATTCCGGAGGACGCAAAACTGGAATTTATTTTCCGACAAAACTTCCCCAACAAAAAGTTAAAACGCTTCAGGTTATTCGTAAGCTATGAGGATGCACCGATGCCGGCCATTCCCCAGGAGCTGGAATCCGCTTTAAGAACACAAGCGAAGCAACGAACGGCAGAAGAGGAAGCTCAGTTGTTTGAATTCTTTGCCCAACATGACCCAGGCTCCAAGGCTGAACTTAAAAAGATCGCGAGCATTGAAAAAGCCTTGGAGGCGATTAAACCGGAGACCGAAGTTCCTGTGATGCGTGAAGTGGCCAAGGGCCACCAACGCCAAACCTTTCTCCAATATCGTGGAAGCTATACGGATATTGGACCCGAAGTATCCCCAGGAATCCCAGGAGCATTTCATGCATTAGCTGGTGAACAGAAACCCAACCGGTTGAGCTTAGCCTATTGGCTGACAGACAAGAACAACCCACTCACAGCCCGGGTCGTTGCCAACCGCTATTGGGAAGCCATTTTTGGAATTGGACTAGTCGCCACCTCAGAAGATTTTGGCTCGCAAGGAGAAGTGCCCTCTCATCCCGAGTTATTGGATTGGCTGGCAGTCGAGCTGATTGAAAGTGGATGGGACATAAAACATCTTTTGAATTTGATGGTAAGCTCCGCAACCTATCGGCAAACGTCCAAAGTCACTCCCGAACACTACGTCCGAGATCCGGATAACCGACTGCTGGCTCGTGGACCTCGATTCCGCCTCTCGGCGGAGATGATTCGCGACCAGGCACTCGCAGTCAGTGGACTGCTTAGCCCAACGATGTTTGGCCCATCTGTTCGACCGCTACAGCCTGAAATGGGGCTGACAGCCGCATTTGGAGGGAAGACCGACTGGAAAACCAGTGAGGGGGAGGACAAACATCGACGCGGGATTTATACCACCTGGAGAAGGTCCAACCCCTACCCTTCCATGACTGCGTTCGATGCCCCCAATCGCGAGATATGCACTATCCGTCGAGCCAATACCAACACTCCACTTCAGGCTCTCGTCACGTTAAATGATCCCGTTTACATCGAAGCTGCTCAAGGTCTCGGTCGACGTATGGCTGCTTTCGACGGTGGTGTTGAAGCGAAGATAGCTCACGGCTTTCAACTGAGTCTGGTCAGGGCACCCTCATCGAAGGAAACAGCCGCTCTCGTCAAACTGTTTCATGCCACCAAACAGCACTACTCCAATAATCAAGAGAATGCGGTAATCATGGCAACGGATCCTATTGGTGATTTACCTGACCACGCCGATGCCGCAGCATTTGCAGCATGGACGCTAGTGGGGAATGCACTCTTGAACCTTGATGAAATGTTTTTGAAACGATGA